One segment of Brassica napus cultivar Da-Ae chromosome C3, Da-Ae, whole genome shotgun sequence DNA contains the following:
- the LOC106346502 gene encoding probable arabinosyltransferase ARAD1, whose translation MAMPEKNGSTIGYVARNFLLCLFVFTTVLFALSCYFVLRSTAHNRFLSSTFQSKSFARDPSLKDDCRCVEDEKRRGPLKVFMYDMDPEFHFGLLNWKPEGGGSVWPDVHKFIPPYPGGLNLQHSIEYWLTLDLLASEYPNGPRPIAAKRVYNSTEADVIFVPFFSSLSYNRFSKVNPHQKTSRNKDLQGKLVAFLTAQEEWKRSGGRDHVVLAHHPNSMLDARNKLFPAIFILSDFGRYPPTVANVEKDVIAPYKHVIKTYQNDTSGFDSRPILLYFQGAIYRKDGGFVRQELFYLLQDEKDVHFSFGSVRNGGINKASQGMHNSKFCLNIAGDTPSSNRLFDAIASHCVPVIISDDIELPFEDVIDYSEFSVFVRTSDALKENFLVNLIRGITKEEWTRMWNRLKEVEKFYEFHFPSRFDDAVQMIWQAIARKVPSVKMRIHKSRRYSGSVSDAGKESRWSSLIPRSFW comes from the exons ATGGCAATGCCGGAGAAGAACGGTTCCACGATCGGGTACGTAGCCCGAAACTTCCTTCTCTGCCTATTCGTCTTCACAACGGTCCTCTTCGCTCTCTCCTGCTACTTTGTGTTGCGTTCCACTGCCCACAACCGCTTCCTTAGCTCCACATTTCAATCCAAATCATTCGCTCGCGATCCCAGCTTGAAAGATGATTGCAGATGCGTTGAAGATGAGAAGAGAAGGGGTCCTCTCAAGGTCTTCATGTACGACATGGATCCGGAGTTTCATTTCGGATTGTTAAATTGGAAACCTGAGGGAGGGGGGAGTGTATGGCCTGATGTTCACAAGTTCATACCTCCTTACCCTGGAGGCTTGAATTTGCAGCACAGCATTGAGTATTGGCTCACCTTGGATCTTCTTGCGTCCGAGTATCCAAACGGTCCTAGACCCATTGCTGCCAAAAGAGTTTATAACTCTACCGAAGCCGATGTTATCTTTGTTCCCTTTTTCTCCTCCTTGAGTTACAATCGGTTTTCGAAGGTGAATCCTCATCAGAAAACAAGCAGAAACAAGGATTTGCAAGGAAAGCTTGTTGCTTTCTTGACTGCTCAGGAGGAGTGGAAGAGGTCAGGTGGTAGAGACCATGTGGTTCTTGCTCATCATCCCAATAGCATGTTGGATGCTAGAAACAAGCTCTTTCCTGCGATTTTTATACTCTCTGACTTCGGAAGGTATCCTCCTACTGTTGCAAACGTTGAGAAAGATGTCATTGCGCCTTATAAGCATGTCAtcaaaacttaccaaaacgatACCTCTGGTTTCGATAGCAGACCCATTCTGCTTTACTTTCAGGGTGCCATCTACAGGAAAGAT gGTGGGTTTGTGCGTCAGGAGTTGTTCTACCTGTTGCAAGATGAGAAAGACGTGCATTTCTCGTTTGGGAGCGTGAGAAACGGAGGCATAAACAAAGCAAGCCAAGGAATGCACAACTCCAAGTTCTGCCTCAACATTGCCGGAGACACTCCTTCATCTAACCGTCTCTTTGACGCCATTGCAAGTCACTGCGTGCCTGTCATTATCAGTGACGACATTGAGCTTCCTTTCGAGGACGTTATTGATTACTCTGAGTTCTCCGTGTTTGTTCGCACCTCTGATGCCTTGAAAGAGAACTTTCTGGTTAACTTGATTAGGGGAATCACCAAGGAGGAGTGGACAAGGATGTGGAATAGATTGAAGGAAGTGGAGAAGTTCTATGAGTTTCATTTCCCGTCAAGGTTTGATGATGCAGTCCAAATGATATGGCAAGCGATTGCACGCAAAGTTCCTAGCGTTAAAATGAGGATTCATAAGTCTCGGAGGTACTCTGGATCTGTTTCTGATGCAGGGAAAGAGTCAAGATGGTCGTCATTGATACCTCGGAGTTTCTGGTGA
- the LOC106346500 gene encoding probable L-type lectin-domain containing receptor kinase I.5 has translation MVRSISYTPWVDFTRAQPNRYFGIFNASTGGSNSSRLFAVELDTIKNGEFEETNHNHVGIDENDPISVESAPASYFSETEQRNVSLNLSSGDTIQVWVDYERTVLNVSVAPLNVVKKPSQPLLSRAMNLSDLFQSTRLFVGFSAATGSAISYHYLLGWSFSTSRELLQPLDISKLPPVPRHRVKHKTPYALIVGLPAALAIIVISLLAGVYYHRKKKYAEVSEPWEKEYGTHRFSYKSLYIATKGFHRDGFLGRGGFGVVYRGDLPESKPIAVKRVSHNGEEGMKQFVAEVVSMRSLKHRNLVPLLGYCRRKGELLLVSEFMPNGSLDQHLFDDQSLVLSWSQRLVILKGIASALFYLHTGAEQVVLHRDIKASNVMLDAELNGRLGDFGMARFHDHGGNAATTAAVGTVGYMAPELITMGASTVTDVYAFGVFMLEVACGRKPVEPGMEAEKRFLIKWVCECWKKDCLLDASDPRFGGGFVPEEVELVMKIGLLCTNIVPESRPTMEQVVLYLNENLPLPDFSPYTLGIGSFTPVVVDAASLTGTYTSRNWSAPWASSSSANNSEEHEQPLESKKSLNVVVESEDIEARLSKPTSGC, from the coding sequence ATGGTTAGATCCATCTCCTACACCCCTTGGGTGGATTTCACTCGGGCGCAGCCAAATCGGTACTTTGGGATTTTCAACGCCTCAACGGGTGGATCTAACTCCTCCCGCCTCTTTGCTGTTGAGCTCGACACTATTAAAAACGGAGAGTTCGAGGAGACGAACCATAACCATGTTGGGATTGATGAGAACGATCCCATTTCAGTGGAATCAGCACCGGCTTCTTACTTCTCCGAGACAGAACAGAGGAATGTGAGTCTTAACCTCTCTAGTGGAGACACGATACAGGTTTGGGTTGATTACGAACGCACTGTACTCAATGTCTCCGTGGCTCCTCTTAATGTTGTCAAGAAGCCAAGTCAGCCTCTTTTGTCACGAGCCATGAACCTCTCAGATTTGTTTCAAAGCACAAGATTGTTCGTTGGGTTCTCTGCTGCAACGGGGTCAGCAATCAGCTACCACTATCTTCTTGGGTGGAGTTTCAGCACAAGCAGGGAACTACTGCAGCCACTTGACATCTCAAAGCTTCCTCCAGTTCCTCGGCATAGAGTTAAGCATAAGACACCATATGCTCTCATCGTCGGTCTGCCCGCTGCACTTGCTATCATTGTAATTTCTCTTCTTGCAGGAGTTTATTACCACAGGAAGAAAAAGTATGCGGAAGTGAGCGAGCCTTGGGAGAAGGAATACGGTACACACCGCTTCTCATACAAATCTTTATACATAGCAACTAAAGGGTTCCACAGGGATGGGTTTCTAGGAAGAGGTGGGTTTGGAGTAGTGTACAGAGGAGATCTCCCTGAGAGCAAACCTATAGCTGTGAAGAGAGTCTCTCATAACGGTGAGGAAGGGATGAAGCAGTTTGTGGCTGAAGTCGTGAGCATGCGAAGCCTGAAGCACAGGAACCTCGTTCCGCTTCTTGGGTATTGCAGGAGAAAAGGAGAGCTTTTGCTCGTTTCCGAGTTCATGCCCAACGGGAGTCTTGACCAGCACTTGTTTGATGACCAAAGTCTTGTTCTTTCTTGGTCACAAAGACTTGTGATTCTCAAAGGTATTGCCTCTGCGCTCTTTTATCTCCACACGGGAGCTGAACAAGTTGTTCTGCATCGAGATATCAAAGCTTCCAATGTTATGTTAGACGCTGAGCTGAACGGCAGGTTAGGAGATTTTGGTATGGCTAGGTTTCATGACCATGGAGGCAACGCAGCCACGACAGCAGCTGTAGGTACTGTAGGGTACATGGCTCCTGAGCTAATAACAATGGGAGCTTCCACTGTAACCGATGTTTATGCATTTGGTGTTTTTATGCTTGAAGTAGCGTGTGGAAGGAAACCTGTGGAGCCTGGGATGGAAGCTGAGAAACGGTTTCTCATCAAATGGGTTTGTGAATGCTGGAAGAAAGATTGTTTGCTTGATGCCAGCGATCCCAGATTTGGAGGAGGATTCGTACCCGAGGAGGTCGAGTTGGTTATGAAAATCGGGTTGCTGTGTACAAACATCGTGCCCGAATCAAGACCGACAATGGAACAAGTGGTTCTTTACTTAAACGAGAACCTACCATTGCCGGATTTCTCGCCATATACGCTTGGGATCGGCTCATTTACTCCAGTAGTGGTGGATGCAGCCTCTCTTACGGGCACATACACTTCAAGGAACTGGTCTGCTCCTTGGGCATCTTCTTCATCAGCCAACAACTCAGAGGAGCATGAACAACCATTGGAATCTAAGAAATCTCTAAACGTAGTTGTAGAATCAGAAGACATTGAGGCTCGCCTCTCCAAGCCAACCAGTGGCTGCTGA
- the LOC125583163 gene encoding meiosis-specific protein ASY2-like produces MSSGPRLSRQQKGKGVAATLSPTRNPDGDRVDDPEVIHRAAMMDTVNLSRSQRLLVADAARLAREGSESVVARDAMECSRDGQSGAMPVDSVTPSTPPAGGGLSEGDDSEAELLPTTFYPEGIFEELPQLHPDLLRPAFLAGQDWEGVEKTKSTLGSVKRVLRAAGAVGVTFLVPTEEQRPWSPPIGYQTVYESYFQGDTRCWFPIPRLITAYARRRDIAISQLLNGSLRLAVTLSILAEQIDMPMSVRCDRTATCAPVIRTRRRTGSVLTSSSDLTARPSRNLHKTIVEFFGTVLAVEYSVANRKRLIDSNRVSFFALYAVGHPTSPIYPEDFLKSVRAVSLLRTYRWSEITVKKIRELKDRIARREWRSDLPVVLPIRTKRLDIFPKDIQKQISEAKRMGTLPDLSAILSAQLGLIGGGGSSVAVPRADAIPPSNTRDAGKGKKRKRGGSGTERSAEGTSGVPPSGELQTKKKRKRTEKKSAVEGSGNLEGPTETEGENVQEEELRPEEEVPADRALGEEGDEEEAVDGQESETSLEDAGSDNLAEESEGSPLLIRGRGDEADGEEQLPAPMSPHAEIPARPNIGAVQTGTSSRGDAILRRVPGVSFPDRVDFHYEGPAPLAYVPEKCGELLRQFRGRAKPLPAVEDLVFGGEYEEAARAKLLGDSAMNIVVDKYDTALKGALNELEQAKREHAEKEEASARQLSASKANVERLNGMVTRAIARRDELKADLAASRGVIHELEQKNAELEGEKASLAASHEREMKRLRDSRILEVTKERGRVEAEMAAKANRRFARIRSREEQRDAYDKARLLHSQAFGTRKCLESLRRVGSDISQSVIEIFAEQERKYEQEAEKLKVGEIPAEDLILSPLVLDSQFVDARILASLDPYGSNAGLIDPETALTLHTPLTHPTEEQHADPPSHVEGPSTAFEGETPNRGNLVAEDNAPLLVLSDTSAEGSRRGNEGENVGMLEEVPRSDEMHVSPVARESSVRASELSALNDRESDREG; encoded by the exons ATGTCGTCGGGTCCGAGGTTATCGAGGCAGCAGAAGGGGAAGGGAGTCGCCGCGACGCTGAGTCCGACAAGGAATCCCGACGGGGATCGTGTCGACGATCCGGAGGTGATTCATCGCGCGGCGATGATGGATACGGTTAATCTATCTCGTTCCCAGAGACTTCTGGTCGCGGATGCTGCAAGGCTCGCGAGAGAAGGGAGCGAAAGCGTCGTTGCGAGAGACGCGATGGAATGTTCGAGGGACGGGCAAAGCGGAGCGATGCCTGTTGACTCGGTCACCCCGAGTACTCCCCCCGCGGGAGGCGGCCTCTCGGAAGGCGATGATTCTGAGGCCGAGTTGCTTCCGACTACCTTTTACCCCGAAGGGATTTTTGAAGAGCTTCCTCAACTCCATCCCGATTTATTGCGTCCTGCTTTCTTGGCCGGTCAAGATTGGGAAGGCGTAGAGAAGACAAAATCTACCCTGGGGAGCGTGAAGAGGGTTCTTCGGGCTGCGGGCGCTGTAGGCGTGACCTTCCTCGTTCCTACGGAAGAGCAGAGGCCCTGGTCTCCTCCGATCGGGTATCAGACGGTGTATGAATCCTATTTTCAGGGAGATACTCGATGTTGGTTTCCCATTCCTCGACTGATCACAGCATACGCTAGGCGCCGAGATATCGCGATCAGTCAACTCCTGAATGGCTCGCTGCGATTAGCAGTTACTTTGTCGATTTTGGCGGAGCAGATCGACATGCCGATGAGCGTTAG ATGCGACCGAACTGCAACGTGTGCGCCGGTCATCCGAACAAGACGCAGAACTGGCAGCGTTCTTACTTCTTCCTCAGATCTGACAGCTCGGCCTTCGAGGAACCTCCACAAAACGATTGTCGAGTTCTTTGGAACCGTTCTTGCGGTAGAATATTCTGTCGCAAACCGTAAGCGACTTATTGATTCTAATCGTGTCTCCTTTTTCGCTTTGTATGCAGTTGGCCATCCTACCTCCCCGATCTATCCCGAAGATTTTTTGAAGAGTGTTCGTGCCGTATCTCTGCTTCGAACCTATCGTTGGTCGGAGATCACCGTTAAGAAGATCCGTGAGCTTAAAGATCGAATCGCGCGAA GAGAGTGGAGATCTGATCTTCCGGTCGTTCTTCCTATTCGTACCAAACGACTAGATATCTTCCCGAAGGACATCcaaaaacaaatttccgaggcaAAGAGGATGGGAACTCTTCCTGATTTGAGTGCGATACTGTCTGCCCAGCTGGGGTTGATCGGTGGGGGAGGATCGTCAGTAGCGGTTCCTCGCGCTGACGCGATTCCCCCTTCTAATACCCGCGACGCAGGGAAGGGTAAAAAAAGGAAGAGGGGTGGCTCGGGAACCGAAAGGAGTGCCGAGGGAACGAGCGGCGTTCCTCCTTCAGGTGAACTccaaacgaagaagaagagaaagaggacAGAGAAGAAGTCTGCTGTCGAGGGATCAGGGAATCTCGAGGGACCGACCGAAACTGAGGGGGAGAACGTCCAGGAAGAAGAACTTCGTCCCGAGGAAGAGGTTCCCGCAGATAGGGCCCTTGGAGAAGAAGGCGACGAGGAAGAAGCCGTCGACGGACAAGAGTCTGAGACTTCTCTTGAAGATGCGGGCTCAGACAACCTCGCAGAGGAATCTGAGGGGTCGCCACTTCTGATAAGAGGGCGCGGCGATGAAGCTGATGGCGAGGAGCAACTTCCTGCTCCGATGTCTCCTCACGCAGAGATTCCAGCCCGTCCCAATATCGGGGCCGTCCAGACTGGTACCTCTTCTCGCGGTGACGCCATTTTGAGGAGGGTGCCCGGAGTCAGCTTTCCCGACAGAGTTGACTTTCACTACGAGGGGCCGGCTCCGCTGGCGTATGTTCCGGAAAAATGCGGGGAGCTCCTTCGTCAGTTTAGAGGAAGGGCGAAACCTTTGCCCGCTGTGGAGGATCTCGTCTTCGGGGGCGAGTACGAGGAGGCTGCAAGGGCCAAGCTGTTG GGGGATAGCGCAATGAACATCGTGGTCGACAAATATGATACTGCGCTGAAGGGGGCTTTGAACGAGCTCGAGCAGGCCAAGAGGGAGCATGCGGAGAAAGAAGAGGCTTCTGCTCGTCAGCTAAGTGCATCGAAGGCCAACGTCGAGAGACTTAACGGGATGGTCACTCGCGCAATTGCTCGAAGGGATGAGCTCAAAGCCGATTTGGCGGCCTCTCGTGGAGTCATCCATGAGTTAGAGCAGAAGAATGCGGAGCTCGAAGGTGAGAAGGCTTCGCTCGCTGCCTCTCATGAAAGAGAGATGAAGCGTCTTAGGGATTCCAGAATCCTAGAGGTCACGAAGGAAAGGGGGAGAGTCGAGGCCGAGATGGCTGCGAAAGCTAACCGTCGCTTTGCGAGGATCCGTTCCCGAGAAGAACAGCGGGATGCCTATGATAAAGCTAGGTTACTCCATAGCCAAGCCTTTGGGACCAGGAAATGTCTTGAATCCTTAAGGAGGGTTGGGAGCGACATCTCGCAATCTGTTATCGAGATATTCGCAGAGCAGGAGAGGAAATACGAACAAGAGGCCGAGAAACTCAAAGTGGGCGAGATACCTGCGGAAGATCTCATACTCTCTCCTCTTGTGTTGGACTCTCAGTTCGTGGATGCTCGAATCTTGGCGAGTCTTGATCCATATGGGTCTAACGCTGGCTTAATCGACCCTGAGACTGCGCTGACTCTTCACACTCCTCTTACGCATCCGACTGAAGAACAGCACGCAGACCCCCCCTCCCACGTCGAGGGTCCTTCGACTGCGTTTGAGGGAGAGACGCCTAACCGAGGGAACCTTGTTGCTGAAGATAATGCTCCTTTGCTCGTACTTTCGGACACTTCGGCTGAAGGATCCCGTCGAGGCAATGAAGGAGAGAATGTGGGGATGCTTGAAGAGGTCCCGAGATCAGATGAGATGCACGTCTCTCCGGTTGCTCGCGAGTCGAGTGTTAGGGCTTCAGAACTTTCTGCCCTCAATGACCGTGAGAGCGATCGAGAGGGTTAA
- the LOC106346501 gene encoding L-type lectin-domain containing receptor kinase I.3-like, whose product MVLTEEKRYEPLNSDTLSIVMACSRLHLVLIMYSCLHLVSLSGQQETGFVYNGFHQADLHIDGIARVLPDGILQLTNDSQFQMGHAFFKLPFDFDPSDTISFYTHFVCALVPLQLGTSGGHGMAFVVSPSMDLSHALQAQYLGVFSNPTNGTSPSPSPSPSPSQLIAIELDTIESLGIDVVEKPHVGIDLNSPTSIESTLPSYFSYALGKNVSINLLSGLPIQVWVDYDGASLNVTLAPIDIQKPDQPLMSRPINLSENFQDKMFVGFSAATGQLTSNQYILGWSFSRKLLQNLDLSKLPQAPLPREKQPPLLSPPLIGLVILSVILVLLVLGAVYWYRRNKYAEVRETWEKEYGPHRFSYKSLYKATNGFGKDCCVGKGGFGDVYKGTLPLSRHIAVKRLSHNAEQGMKQFVAEVVTMGSLQHRNLVPLLGYCRRKGELLLVSEYMPNGSLDKYLFHDQNPSPSWLQRISILKDIASALNYLHTGATQAVLHRDIKSSNVMLDSDFNGRLGDFGMARFHDPRANLSATAAVGTIGYMAPELITMGTSTQTDVYAFGAFLLEVTCGRRPVEPELPLGKQYLVKWVCVCWKQASLLDTIDPRLGGESLFKEVEMVLKLGLLCTNAIPEARPTMGQVVQYLNLDLPLPDFSLNSPGIGAFMPVSMEASSTISASNSRSTSIPMFVTHTILRGSGR is encoded by the coding sequence ATGGTTCTTACAGAAGAGAAAAGATATGAACCATTAAATTCAGACACTCTTTCAATAGTAATGGCTTGCAGCAGGCTTCATCTAGTTTTGATCATGTACTCCTGCCTTCATCTGGTTTCCCTGTCAGGTCAACAAGAAACCGGGTTTGTTTACAATGGCTTCCATCAAGCAGATCTCCATATTGATGGGATCGCTAGAGTCCTTCCTGATGGGATTTTGCAGTTGACAAATGATTCACAGTTTCAAATGGGTCATGCTTTCTTCAAGCTGCCTTTTGATTTTGATCCATCTGATACCATCTCCTTCTATACACATTTTGTGTGTGCCTTGGTGCCTCTTCAGCTGGGAACTAGTGGCGGACATGGGATGGCTTTTGTTGTATCTCCTTCCATGGATCTCTCTCACGCACTCCAAGCTCAGTACTTGGGCGTCTTCAGCAACCCCACAAATGGAACTTCCCCTTCCCCTTCCCCTTCCCCTTCCCCTTCTCAGCTGATAGCTATTGAGCTTGATACCATTGAGTCATTAGGAATTGATGTGGTGGAAAAGCCTCATGTTGGGATTGATTTGAACAGCCCAACATCTATTGAATCCACTCTCCCGTCTTACTTTTCCTACGCCTTAGGGAAGAATGTAAGCATAAATCTCCTGAGTGGTCTGCCTATCCAGGTTTGGGTGGATTACGATGGAGCCTCCCTTAATGTTACTCTGGCCCCTATAGACATACAGAAACCAGATCAGCCTCTTATGTCAAGGCCCATCAATCTTTCAGAAAATTTTCAAGATAAAATGTTTGTTGGGTTCTCTGCAGCAACAGGTCAATTGACCAGTAACCAATATATACTTGGGTGGAGTTTCAGTAGAAAACTATTACAGAACCTGGACCTCTCTAAGCTCCCTCAGGCTCCTCTTCCTAGAGAAAAACAGCCTCCTCTTCTGTCTCCACCTCTTATCGGTTTGGTCATCTTATCGGTGATCCTAGTGCTGCTGGTTCTCGGAGCGGTTTATTGGTACAGGAGAAACAAGTACGCGGAAGTGAGAGAAACGTGGGAAAAGGAATACGGTCCACATAGATTCTCCTACAAGTCTCTCTACAAAGCAACAAATGGGTTTGGAAAAGATTGTTGTGTTGGGAAAGGTGGGTTTGGAGATGTGTACAAAGGAACTCTGCCCCTAAGTAGGCATATAGCTGTGAAAAGACTTTCACACAATGCAGAGCAAGGAATGAAACAGTTTGTGGCTGAAGTTGTGACTATGGGAAGTTTACAGCACCGGAACTTGGTTCCTCTTCTCGGGTACTGCAGGAGGAAAGGCGAGTTGCTTTTGGTCTCTGAGTACATGCCCAACGGTAGTCTTGATAAGTACTTGTTTCATGACCAAAACCCATCTCCTTCATGGTTGCAAAGGATTTCTATTCTTAAGGACATCGCCTCGGCTCTAAATTACCTTCATACAGGAGCCACGCAAGCTGTTTTGCACCGGGATATTAAATCTTCTAACGTTATGTTAGATTCTGATTTCAATGGAAGATTAGGAGATTTTGGTATGGCCAGGTTTCATGACCCAAGAGCCAACTTATCTGCAACAGCCGCTGTGGGAACCATAGGTTACATGGCACCTGAGCTAATCACAATGGGAACTTCTACCCAAACTGATGTTTATGCCTTTGGTGCTTTCCTTCTTGAAGTAACTTGTGGAAGGCGGCCTGTGGAACCGGAGCTGCCACTGGGAAAGCAATACTTGGTCAAATGGGTCTGTGTATGCTGGAAACAGGCTTCTTTACTTGACACCATAGATCCAAGATTGGGAGGAGAATCTTTATTCAAGGAAGTTGAGATGGTTCTGAAACTTGGATTGCTCTGCACAAATGCGATACCAGAAGCAAGGCCTACCATGGGACAAGTGGTGCAGTACCTAAACCTGGACCTACCCTTGCCAGATTTCTCGCTGAATAGTCCAGGTATTGGAGCGTTTATGCCAGTGTCAATGGAAGCATCATCTACCATTAGTGCCTCCAATTCAAGGAGCACATCAATACCTATGTTTGTTACTCATACAATCCTGAGAGGGAGTGGTAGATga